A single genomic interval of Sinorhizobium garamanticum harbors:
- a CDS encoding aminoglycoside phosphotransferase family protein: protein MVSIDASLVSRLIAAQFPEWADLPVSPVRFGGWDNRTFHLGSHMTVRLPSAARYALQVEKEQRWLPVLAPRLPLPIPVPLAVGRPGEGYPWPWSIYKWREGEIATHAPVGDLSAFATTLAEFLVALQKIGATDGPRPGQHNFFRGGPLTVYDAETRRALAALEGKIDTDAARAVWEAALAATWHGAPVWFHGDVSSGNLLVEDGRLSAVIDFGTSGVGDPSCDLSVAWTFFHGESREVFRAALPLDSPTWARGRGWTLWKALIVYAELPGTDSLEVEKSRRVIDAVLADHERFG from the coding sequence ATGGTAAGCATCGATGCATCTCTCGTCAGCCGGTTGATCGCCGCGCAATTTCCGGAGTGGGCGGATCTCCCGGTCAGCCCCGTCCGGTTCGGTGGATGGGACAATCGGACCTTTCATTTGGGCAGCCACATGACCGTGCGGCTGCCCAGTGCCGCGCGCTATGCGCTTCAGGTCGAAAAGGAACAGCGCTGGCTGCCGGTCCTGGCGCCGCGCCTGCCGCTTCCCATTCCCGTGCCCTTGGCGGTGGGCCGGCCGGGCGAAGGCTATCCCTGGCCGTGGTCGATCTACAAGTGGCGGGAGGGCGAGATCGCGACCCATGCGCCTGTCGGGGATCTCAGCGCCTTCGCGACGACGTTGGCAGAGTTCCTCGTTGCGCTCCAAAAGATCGGCGCCACCGACGGGCCGCGTCCGGGGCAGCACAATTTTTTTCGGGGCGGACCGCTCACCGTCTATGACGCGGAAACGCGACGCGCGCTCGCCGCCCTCGAAGGCAAAATCGATACGGACGCAGCACGCGCCGTCTGGGAAGCGGCGCTCGCCGCGACCTGGCACGGCGCGCCGGTCTGGTTCCACGGCGACGTCAGCTCCGGCAATCTTCTGGTCGAGGACGGGCGGTTAAGCGCCGTTATCGATTTCGGCACCTCCGGCGTCGGCGACCCCTCGTGCGACCTCTCGGTCGCCTGGACCTTTTTTCACGGGGAAAGCCGGGAGGTATTCCGCGCTGCACTGCCGCTCGACAGTCCGACCTGGGCGCGTGGTCGCGGCTGGACGCTTTGGAAGGCGCTCATCGTCTATGCCGAGCTTCCGGGCACCGACAGCCTCGAAGTGGAGAAATCGCGCCGTGTGATCGACGCGGTGCTCGCCGATCACGAACGCTTCGGCTGA
- a CDS encoding thermonuclease family protein, which yields MAKASSKRRKRSASRKGNSGGMAPWYIAAVLVIGGIAAYDHRAKLPDLPGASKVVAMLSPKETKTRPVAAARATAKPKEHTGSIVRKSTPVPPALVAGKSALAPPAPVGRPMEQPTPRFADSNTFYFCGIRNDNCVVDGDTFLFKGEKILIADIDAPETKEAKCEAERARGFYAKQRLRELLNAGKFTVVASRGGGGKEGGTPHLVMRNGRSLGDVLVSEGLVRKRAGEPSSWCGRSVARVSG from the coding sequence ATGGCCAAGGCGAGTTCAAAAAGGCGGAAGCGCAGCGCAAGCCGGAAGGGCAATAGCGGCGGCATGGCGCCATGGTATATCGCGGCAGTCCTTGTCATCGGCGGCATCGCGGCCTACGACCATCGGGCGAAACTGCCGGATCTGCCCGGCGCCTCTAAAGTCGTTGCCATGCTCTCGCCAAAAGAGACGAAGACGAGACCGGTGGCGGCCGCCCGAGCGACGGCGAAGCCAAAAGAGCACACCGGTTCGATTGTCCGGAAGTCGACGCCTGTCCCGCCTGCCCTCGTCGCCGGAAAGTCAGCGCTTGCTCCTCCGGCTCCTGTCGGGCGACCGATGGAACAGCCAACGCCCCGGTTTGCAGACTCGAACACGTTCTATTTTTGCGGTATTCGCAACGACAACTGCGTAGTCGACGGCGATACCTTCCTCTTCAAGGGCGAAAAGATCCTGATCGCCGACATCGACGCGCCGGAGACGAAGGAAGCGAAATGCGAGGCGGAGCGCGCGCGCGGCTTCTACGCCAAACAACGGCTGCGCGAGTTGTTGAACGCCGGCAAATTCACGGTCGTCGCCTCCCGGGGCGGCGGGGGCAAGGAAGGCGGAACCCCGCACCTGGTGATGCGCAACGGACGATCGCTCGGCGACGTCCTGGTCTCCGAGGGGCTCGTGCGCAAACGGGCCGGCGAACCGTCGTCCTGGTGCGGCCGCTCCGTCGCCCGCGTCTCCGGCTGA
- a CDS encoding NAD(P)/FAD-dependent oxidoreductase, translating into MHDNHHLVVVGGGFGGLQLVNDLRGAPVRITLIDKRNHHLFQPLLYQVATTLLATSEIAWPIRNLYRDRPEVTTLLAEVVGVDPANKSVILTSGKAVPYDTLVLATGATHAYFGHDEWAPVAPGLKTLEDATTIRRRVLLAFEQAELEEDPAKRDALLTFTVIGAGPTGVELAGIIAEMAHRTLPGEFRRIDTRQARVVLVEAGPRILPAFTEDLSAYAARELAKLGVEVRTGAAVTDCTDAGVRIGDAFVPSRTLVWAAGVQASPAARWLGIEADRAGRAVVEKDLSAPGLPDVFVIGDTASVMQEEGKPVPGIAPAAKQQGAHVARVIRARLEGKPAPGPFRYRHQGSLATIGKRAAIIDFGRIKLKGALAWWIWGIAHIYFLIGTRSRFAVAWSWLWIYLSGQHSARLITQKETLREEG; encoded by the coding sequence ATGCATGACAACCATCATCTCGTCGTCGTCGGTGGAGGGTTTGGCGGGCTGCAACTCGTCAACGATCTTCGCGGCGCGCCGGTCCGGATAACGCTGATCGACAAGCGCAACCACCATCTCTTCCAGCCGCTGCTCTACCAGGTGGCAACGACGCTGCTGGCGACCTCGGAGATCGCGTGGCCGATCCGCAACCTTTATCGCGACCGGCCGGAGGTGACGACGCTGCTCGCGGAGGTCGTCGGCGTCGATCCGGCTAACAAGAGCGTGATCCTGACGAGCGGTAAGGCGGTCCCTTACGACACGCTGGTGCTCGCGACCGGCGCGACGCATGCCTATTTCGGCCATGACGAATGGGCGCCGGTGGCGCCGGGGTTGAAGACGCTGGAGGACGCGACGACCATCCGCCGGCGAGTGCTTCTCGCTTTCGAGCAGGCGGAGCTCGAGGAGGATCCGGCGAAACGCGATGCGTTGCTTACCTTCACGGTGATCGGCGCTGGGCCGACCGGGGTGGAGCTCGCCGGCATCATCGCCGAAATGGCGCATCGGACGCTGCCGGGGGAGTTCCGCCGCATCGATACACGACAGGCCCGGGTGGTGCTTGTCGAGGCAGGGCCGCGCATCCTTCCCGCCTTCACCGAGGACCTGTCCGCTTACGCGGCCCGCGAACTCGCAAAACTCGGCGTCGAGGTGCGCACGGGAGCTGCTGTCACCGACTGCACCGATGCCGGCGTGAGGATCGGTGACGCCTTCGTGCCAAGCCGCACGTTGGTCTGGGCCGCCGGCGTTCAGGCTTCGCCCGCCGCCCGTTGGCTCGGCATCGAGGCAGACCGTGCCGGCCGCGCCGTCGTTGAAAAAGATCTGAGCGCTCCCGGGCTGCCCGATGTTTTCGTCATCGGTGACACGGCCTCGGTCATGCAGGAGGAGGGCAAGCCAGTACCGGGTATCGCGCCCGCCGCCAAGCAGCAAGGCGCCCACGTTGCCCGGGTGATCCGCGCCCGGCTCGAAGGCAAGCCGGCGCCGGGGCCGTTCCGCTATCGCCACCAGGGGAGCCTTGCCACGATTGGCAAGCGCGCCGCGATCATCGACTTCGGCAGGATCAAGCTCAAGGGCGCGCTCGCCTGGTGGATCTGGGGCATCGCCCACATCTACTTCCTGATCGGCACGCGCAGCCGCTTTGCGGTCGCCTGGAGCTGGCTATGGATCTATCTCAGCGGCCAGCACAGCGCGCGGCTGATTACGCAAAAGGAGACATTGCGCGAGGAGGGATAG